In one Leptospiraceae bacterium genomic region, the following are encoded:
- a CDS encoding PD-(D/E)XK nuclease domain-containing protein, whose protein sequence is MDILRNIFHSFFASIPHDWYRKNTIANYEGYYASIFYCYFTAVSFYVRTEEPTNNGQVDMTVILQTKVYVFEFKVIELTEKGSALKQIKENKYYEKHLSPENKEIYLVGVEFLQR, encoded by the coding sequence CTGGATATTTTAAGAAATATTTTCCACTCTTTCTTTGCCTCAATCCCTCACGACTGGTATAGAAAGAACACCATAGCTAATTATGAAGGCTACTACGCTTCTATTTTCTACTGCTATTTCACCGCTGTCAGTTTCTACGTGCGAACGGAAGAGCCGACTAACAACGGACAGGTAGACATGACCGTAATCCTTCAAACAAAAGTCTATGTGTTTGAGTTCAAAGTTATCGAGCTCACCGAAAAAGGTTCAGCTCTTAAGCAGATCAAAGAAAATAAATACTATGAAAAGCACCTATCTCCAGAAAACAAGGAAATCTATCTCGTCGGCGTGGAATTTCTCCAGAGATGA
- a CDS encoding M23 family metallopeptidase, with protein MKKFLIFILFSSLIQCRTKKDDTKKEMWLLLAFLPKATSSKVSDDVFTPDYYSTNSSLKSSIDSLVLNANSIVFQNPFQDNSGSKPSYSIALNGNFGTGKGPNSTGEHHTGTDYHLNSSNLTSVNLYAVHDGIIYTTKSSSKYRHYLSITKTITDPNGTTLGKLVSIYAHIDLDLDETAGLNLNGSSVVKGQLVSKNLYSGTTGGPHLHFEIRYYRPNDNPSTDFYGGIGTDSSFISKSTGPWQYGYWNPNMGYGFSNSEKKF; from the coding sequence ATGAAGAAATTTCTTATTTTTATTCTATTTTCATCTCTTATACAATGCCGTACAAAAAAAGATGATACTAAGAAAGAAATGTGGTTATTACTTGCCTTTTTACCAAAAGCGACTTCTTCAAAAGTATCGGATGATGTTTTTACGCCAGATTATTACTCAACAAATAGCTCTCTAAAATCTTCAATCGATTCACTTGTTTTAAATGCGAATTCTATAGTATTTCAGAATCCATTTCAAGATAATAGTGGCAGTAAACCTTCCTATAGCATAGCTCTTAATGGAAATTTTGGAACGGGAAAGGGGCCAAACTCTACAGGTGAACATCACACAGGTACAGATTATCATCTCAATAGTAGTAATTTAACTTCGGTAAATTTATATGCTGTACATGATGGAATCATTTATACTACTAAATCATCCTCTAAATATAGGCATTATCTATCTATAACTAAAACTATAACAGATCCAAATGGAACTACGTTGGGAAAACTAGTTTCTATTTATGCTCATATAGACTTGGACCTGGATGAAACAGCAGGACTTAACTTGAATGGTTCGTCTGTGGTAAAAGGACAACTTGTATCTAAAAACTTGTATTCAGGAACAACCGGAGGTCCTCATTTGCATTTTGAGATTCGTTATTATCGCCCTAATGATAACCCATCTACTGATTTTTATGGTGGTATAGGAACTGATTCTTCCTTTATAAGTAAGTCTACCGGACCCTGGCAATATGGATATTGGAATCCAAATATGGGTTATGGTTTTAGTAATTCAGAGAAAAAGTTTTAA
- a CDS encoding AAA family ATPase, with amino-acid sequence MDKSSFVRQLVDAGKYYFLSRSRRFGKSLFVDIRKPSFLFFRIEWKM; translated from the coding sequence GTGGATAAAAGTAGTTTTGTTCGACAGCTTGTCGATGCCGGGAAATATTATTTTCTCTCCCGTTCGAGACGATTTGGTAAGAGCTTATTTGTCGATATACGGAAACCGAGCTTTCTATTTTTCAGGATAGAATGGAAGATGTAA
- a CDS encoding molybdopterin-dependent oxidoreductase — MKEIYRSCNLCEAICGLRFEMEGDKILSIRADKEDPFSTGHICPKGPELKTIYEDKDRLRFPVKRIGSKWERISYEDAYIEVAESIHKIQTKYGDDSIGAYLGNPSVHNYGTILFGSKFFNKLKTRNLFSASSVDQLPHHFAAHFMFGHHFILPIPDIDRTDYFLMMGANPLASKGSMMTAPNINKRLKNLKERGAKLVVIDPRRTETAEIADRHLFIQPETDAFLLLSFLYILFTRNTLRLKRFENHISGIGELKDFVLAYPPGRTSAITGISEEALQQIVTEFTSSKRALVYGRIGLSVQRFGGLCQFLINSINLLSGNFDEPGGAMFTLPAVDILSLSNDSECGFNRWRSKARNLPEFNGEFPVSALADEILHPEGIKGFITSAGNPVLSTPNGNKLEKALSGLEFMLSVDFYINETSRFANIIIPPSHTLEREHYDLIFNAFAVRNVAKYSPAVFLKEESLRHDWEIFSDLAKALDMIRKGKTPQFSPSRINPESMLDYLLKSGPYGKSKKETGFLDLDELKKHPHGIDLGDLKPNLLDRIKTKDKKIVLFPEILKTEKQRLEDIFSEKQGQSDNTFLLIGRRMLKSNNSWMHNSERLLSGKTPCTALLHPDDAKRLQLSEKNRIKVKSKIGEIELPYELSDSIMPGVICIPHGYGHNREGVVLQVARQQAGVSINDLTDDSRMDTLSGNAALNGISVEVGGLDSEGTI, encoded by the coding sequence ATGAAAGAAATCTATCGTTCCTGTAATTTATGTGAAGCCATCTGCGGTCTCCGTTTTGAGATGGAAGGAGATAAAATCCTCAGCATTCGAGCCGATAAAGAAGACCCTTTCAGCACAGGCCACATTTGTCCCAAAGGCCCTGAACTTAAAACGATTTATGAAGATAAGGATAGACTTCGCTTTCCTGTAAAAAGAATTGGTTCCAAATGGGAAAGGATTTCTTATGAAGACGCTTATATAGAAGTGGCAGAAAGTATTCATAAAATCCAGACTAAATACGGGGATGATTCTATCGGGGCCTATCTCGGAAATCCGAGTGTACATAATTACGGGACTATCTTATTCGGAAGTAAGTTCTTTAACAAATTAAAAACAAGAAATCTTTTTTCTGCTTCCTCTGTGGACCAGCTTCCCCATCACTTTGCAGCGCATTTCATGTTCGGTCATCATTTTATTCTGCCTATTCCCGATATAGACAGGACTGATTATTTTTTAATGATGGGTGCCAATCCTCTTGCTTCCAAGGGGAGTATGATGACCGCTCCGAACATCAATAAACGTTTAAAAAACTTAAAAGAAAGGGGAGCTAAATTAGTTGTAATTGATCCGAGACGAACCGAAACCGCAGAAATAGCAGACCGGCATCTTTTCATCCAACCGGAAACCGACGCATTTCTTCTCTTATCTTTTTTATACATTTTATTTACACGAAATACTCTTCGTCTAAAACGATTTGAAAACCACATAAGCGGTATTGGAGAGCTGAAAGACTTTGTTTTGGCGTATCCACCCGGGAGAACTTCTGCGATAACCGGCATTTCCGAAGAGGCCCTTCAGCAAATCGTTACTGAATTTACATCTTCTAAAAGAGCCCTTGTTTATGGAAGAATCGGTCTTTCGGTTCAAAGATTTGGAGGGCTCTGCCAGTTTTTGATTAACTCGATTAACCTGCTCAGCGGCAATTTTGATGAACCCGGTGGTGCTATGTTTACCCTGCCTGCTGTAGATATACTTTCTCTCTCGAATGATAGCGAATGTGGTTTTAATCGATGGAGAAGTAAGGCCAGGAACCTTCCGGAGTTTAACGGTGAATTTCCGGTTTCCGCCCTGGCAGATGAAATTCTTCATCCGGAAGGAATCAAAGGATTTATCACTTCTGCCGGAAACCCGGTTCTCTCTACACCCAATGGAAACAAGTTGGAAAAAGCTCTGAGCGGTCTTGAGTTTATGTTGAGTGTAGATTTTTATATTAATGAAACAAGTCGTTTTGCTAATATAATAATTCCTCCGAGCCACACTTTAGAAAGGGAACACTATGACCTGATTTTTAATGCTTTTGCCGTAAGAAATGTAGCCAAATATTCTCCGGCAGTTTTTCTAAAGGAAGAGAGTCTTCGGCATGACTGGGAGATTTTTAGCGATTTAGCGAAAGCCCTGGATATGATAAGAAAGGGAAAGACTCCACAGTTTTCTCCTTCGAGAATAAACCCGGAAAGTATGCTCGATTATCTTTTAAAATCAGGACCTTATGGTAAGTCGAAGAAAGAAACTGGCTTTTTGGACCTGGATGAGCTAAAAAAGCATCCGCATGGAATAGACCTCGGAGACTTAAAACCTAATCTCTTAGACCGAATAAAAACGAAAGATAAGAAAATAGTTCTTTTCCCGGAAATTTTAAAAACAGAAAAACAGAGATTAGAAGATATATTTAGCGAAAAGCAAGGACAATCCGATAACACATTTCTTTTAATTGGAAGGCGTATGCTAAAGAGCAATAATTCCTGGATGCATAATAGCGAAAGACTGCTCTCAGGCAAAACACCCTGTACGGCTCTTCTTCATCCGGATGATGCAAAACGATTACAACTTTCCGAAAAAAATAGAATAAAAGTAAAATCTAAAATAGGAGAAATTGAGCTTCCATACGAATTAAGTGATTCTATCATGCCCGGAGTCATTTGTATTCCGCACGGATACGGCCACAACCGGGAAGGAGTTGTTCTTCAAGTAGCCAGACAACAGGCAGGGGTGAGTATTAATGATCTCACAGACGATAGCCGTATGGACACACTTTCCGGTAATGCAGCTTTAAATGGGATTTCCGTTGAAGTGGGAGGCCTTGATTCAGAAGGAACTATCTAA